One Cyprinus carpio isolate SPL01 chromosome A16, ASM1834038v1, whole genome shotgun sequence genomic region harbors:
- the LOC122147923 gene encoding U1 small nuclear ribonucleoprotein C-like — translation MRHQNSKSVNKPVILPHTTVVENAGSPTTGAPTRRPRHGPGPQLYLQVPGLLERALLGGGEGWTSHIPAETAGTAADGATLSHQPPEEVGGDPGPSSCPEPHRTRGCGCKPPSLSGPEDGAAAPGQSVPGCVLLPARADNVLQHDIRTPPGVVVRQRPYHVPEARRQAIEEEVQQMLKLGVIEPSRSPWFSPIVMVPKPDGTLRFCNDFRRLNEVSEFDGYPMPRVDELLPA, via the exons ATGAGGCATCAGAACAGCAAATCCGTGAACAAGCCAG TGATTCTTCCCCACaccacagtggtggagaatgcgggcagcccaaccacgggagCTCCAACCCGGAGACCGCGTCATGGTCCTGGTCCCCAGCTCTACCTGCAAGTTCCTGGCCTCCTGGAAAGGGCCCTACTCGGTGGTGGAGAGGGTTGGACCAGTCACATACCGGCTGAGACAGCCGGGACGGCGGCAGACGGAGCAACTCTATCACATCAACCTCCTGAAGAAGTGGGTGGGGACCCGGGACCAAGTAGCTGCCCTGAGCCTCACCGAACCCGTGGTTGTGGATGTAAACCCCCATCTCTCagcggcccagaagacggagctgcagcacctggtcagtcagttccaggatgtgttctcctCCCAGCCCGGGCAGACAACGTGCTACAGCATGACATTAGGACACCCCCAGGAGTTGTCGTCAGGCAACGGCCCTACCATGTCCCGGAAGCTCGTCGGCAGGCTATTGAGGAAGAGGTCCAACAAAtgctgaagttgggggtaatagaACCATCCCGGAGTCCGTGGTTCAGCCCCATTGTGATGGTCCCAAAGCCGGatggcaccctccgcttttgtaacgacttccgccgcctgaacgaAGTCTCCGAGTTCGACGGGTACCCCATGCCTCGGGTCGACGAACTGCTGCCCGCCTAG